One Paenisporosarcina sp. FSL H8-0542 genomic region harbors:
- a CDS encoding IS110 family transposase: protein MQFKCNEKINQVTENTLVVGMDIAKRVHYACFVDERGRVIEKSFAVNQSKEGFESLYEKIRQTMKEAKKTDVIVGIEPTGHYWMNLAYFLGNYGIPLVMVNPMHVKRSKELDDNLQTKNDKKDALVIARLLKDGRFSYPRLLKEVEAELRIGSTLRSKLTEDLASIKNRIVRWLDRYFPEFTQVFPSFGKMALAALEMTPFPQDIEGKTAEELVFLYREVEGMRTPQLPKAKLLIEASTNSIGLKEGEKMARHEIATLLRQYRLLETEIASVNNQLAEMAQTTMEYELLSSVPGLGDATIVDLLSEVGSFSLYENPRQLIKLAGLTLRENSSGQHKGQKHISKRGRKKLRYILFKVIVPLIRHNAAFKQLHEYYTTRKQNPLRGKQSMVVLCGKLLKVLHGICKKKVHFNEQYMMKDLYCLSEAA from the coding sequence ATGCAGTTTAAATGCAATGAAAAAATTAATCAAGTGACTGAAAATACACTCGTTGTCGGTATGGATATTGCCAAGCGTGTTCATTATGCGTGCTTTGTCGATGAACGAGGGCGTGTGATTGAAAAATCCTTTGCAGTAAATCAATCAAAAGAAGGCTTTGAAAGTTTGTATGAAAAGATTCGTCAAACCATGAAGGAAGCTAAGAAAACAGACGTTATCGTTGGAATTGAGCCTACAGGCCACTATTGGATGAACTTGGCTTATTTCTTAGGTAACTATGGCATTCCACTCGTCATGGTAAATCCAATGCACGTCAAACGTTCGAAGGAACTGGACGATAATTTACAAACAAAGAACGACAAAAAAGATGCGTTGGTCATCGCACGCTTATTGAAGGATGGCCGTTTTAGTTATCCACGTTTGTTAAAAGAGGTAGAAGCTGAACTTCGTATCGGATCTACTCTCCGTTCAAAGTTAACGGAAGATTTAGCGAGTATTAAAAATCGAATCGTCCGTTGGCTTGATCGCTATTTTCCAGAGTTTACTCAAGTCTTTCCGTCTTTTGGAAAGATGGCGTTGGCGGCATTGGAAATGACTCCATTTCCACAGGATATTGAAGGGAAAACAGCTGAGGAGTTGGTTTTTCTATACCGTGAGGTAGAGGGTATGAGAACGCCACAGTTGCCGAAAGCAAAGCTTCTCATTGAAGCTTCGACTAACTCAATCGGCCTGAAAGAAGGAGAAAAGATGGCCCGACATGAAATCGCCACGCTCCTACGTCAGTATCGCTTATTAGAAACCGAAATTGCCTCTGTAAATAATCAATTAGCCGAAATGGCACAAACAACAATGGAATATGAGTTACTCAGTTCCGTTCCTGGTTTAGGAGATGCGACGATTGTTGATTTACTTTCTGAAGTAGGGAGCTTTTCACTTTATGAAAATCCACGCCAACTTATCAAACTAGCGGGATTAACACTACGTGAAAACTCGTCTGGTCAACATAAGGGACAAAAACATATCTCGAAAAGAGGGCGAAAGAAACTCAGATATATCCTCTTCAAAGTAATAGTTCCACTCATACGTCATAACGCGGCGTTTAAACAGCTTCATGAATACTACACAACACGCAAACAAAATCCCTTACGGGGTAAGCAATCAATGGTGGTCTTGTGCGGTAAATTACTGAAAGTATTACATGGCATATGTA
- a CDS encoding S8 family serine peptidase — translation MKKRKHCYKRIFSIVATLLMVFSLLSPGFADAESIKPSNRYVNDHQTAAKVKVSNRLLETFKKDDKVTFLIKFNEKADTANAIKRAKAIAKQEKLTANKEEFIQRSAVVSELKATAHVEQQNVLKYLKQEELKGNVESFNSYFIVNGMAVTATKEVAEKIATFSEVEKVLPNETRQLFASTTKEESLNSNLANVEWNAERVGAPALWEKGIDGSGVVVASIDTGVQLDHPALKEKYRGYNAATGEVDHDFNWFDATAGQSSPYDDLGHGTHVTGTMVGSEPDGSNKIGVAPGAKWIAVKAFSETSGSDANLLAAAEWILAPTDANGNTRVDMAPDIVNNSWGGGPGLDEWYRDVVREWRNAGIFPTFAVGNTGMTNDGGPGSVANPANYPESFAVGATDSNDIVGDFSLRGPSPYGEIKPDISAPGANIRSSIPRSDYEGGWNGSSMAAPAVSAVVALLYEVNASLSVDEIEKILIETAKPLTDKEYPESPNNGYGYGLVNAYNAVSSISDGLGTLEGKVVQTNFDLPISGKVSVLESRQYINTNPENGSYKLPHAAGKFTVQAEAYGYQSKQQSVTFEKDKAIHADFTLNEIPKGTISGVITDKISGEVVEGVTLLLMEDANITPVATDRDGKYELTAIEGTYTLRAMRSGYHSQDVDITIKGNEHAVDIVLDPFYTYPGGEIGYDNGKVDSGSMYFGGGAGWAVKMSLPENKKSAIVTDGVFHLKDKKYSETHGTEFNVEVWDASGRDGLPGKKLAGPIAAEAVLDDWTVVDLTDYNIKVDGDFYMVYVQTLNYPEALGLATDNGNPYMERSYQYLDGEFYPAFVEDGNYMIRARVSYEVDKPSITSPKQDEVFKDENITVEGTASPSTTIKLMNNNEEVGTAKVGDEGKFSIPMKIKDGKNSLTAVSMLNGKMTGKSNPVIVSLLSKDVGPGPGPGPVDPKPEIPPAFTDITNTFAKDEINKLAAKGIIQGKTGTTFAPNAQITRAEFTVLLARALNLPLKTYEGKFEDVNTSKKWAFAGIEAAANAGIVNGMKDGKFNPDAPIKREEIAAMVVRAVEIKDKIKLDNLEKPANFKDHQLIGAYAIDSVYKATALGVIKGNEGQFNPKNNATRAEAAVMLYRTLDTLKLLD, via the coding sequence TTGAAGAAAAGGAAACACTGTTACAAGCGAATATTTAGTATTGTAGCAACATTACTTATGGTATTTTCATTACTATCACCAGGATTCGCGGATGCTGAATCAATAAAGCCATCAAACCGTTATGTAAATGATCACCAAACTGCTGCAAAGGTAAAGGTAAGCAATCGTTTACTGGAAACGTTTAAAAAAGATGATAAAGTAACTTTTTTAATCAAATTTAATGAAAAAGCAGATACAGCAAATGCTATAAAGCGGGCGAAAGCGATTGCGAAGCAAGAAAAATTAACGGCGAATAAAGAAGAGTTTATCCAACGCTCTGCAGTAGTATCTGAGTTAAAAGCTACTGCACACGTAGAGCAGCAAAACGTTTTAAAATATCTTAAACAAGAAGAACTTAAAGGGAATGTCGAATCTTTTAATTCCTATTTTATCGTCAATGGTATGGCTGTTACAGCAACGAAAGAGGTTGCAGAAAAGATAGCAACCTTTTCCGAAGTTGAAAAAGTACTGCCAAACGAAACAAGACAATTATTTGCTTCAACAACTAAAGAGGAAAGCCTTAATTCAAATCTAGCGAATGTAGAGTGGAACGCTGAGAGAGTTGGAGCTCCGGCTTTATGGGAAAAGGGAATCGACGGTTCAGGTGTTGTTGTAGCGAGTATTGATACCGGTGTTCAATTGGATCACCCCGCATTAAAGGAAAAGTATCGCGGCTATAATGCAGCAACCGGAGAAGTTGATCACGACTTTAATTGGTTTGATGCCACAGCCGGACAATCGAGTCCATATGATGATTTAGGACATGGAACACATGTGACTGGGACAATGGTCGGCAGTGAACCAGATGGATCTAACAAAATAGGTGTAGCACCTGGCGCAAAATGGATTGCTGTTAAGGCATTCTCGGAGACTAGCGGAAGTGATGCCAATCTATTGGCTGCAGCAGAGTGGATTTTAGCACCAACAGATGCAAATGGGAATACCCGCGTTGACATGGCACCTGATATTGTTAACAACTCATGGGGTGGCGGACCAGGTCTTGATGAATGGTATCGGGATGTAGTAAGAGAATGGAGAAATGCCGGGATATTTCCTACTTTCGCAGTTGGAAACACAGGCATGACTAATGATGGCGGACCTGGATCAGTCGCCAATCCAGCAAACTATCCCGAATCATTTGCAGTGGGAGCAACGGATAGTAATGATATCGTTGGAGACTTTTCATTACGCGGCCCTTCACCATATGGTGAAATAAAGCCTGATATTTCAGCGCCTGGAGCGAATATTCGTTCATCGATACCTCGCAGTGATTACGAAGGCGGTTGGAATGGATCATCGATGGCGGCCCCCGCTGTATCGGCAGTTGTAGCATTATTATATGAAGTAAATGCAAGTTTATCGGTTGATGAAATAGAAAAAATTTTAATAGAAACAGCAAAGCCTTTAACGGATAAGGAATATCCAGAATCACCAAATAACGGGTACGGCTATGGATTAGTCAATGCATACAATGCGGTATCTTCTATTAGTGATGGTCTAGGGACTTTGGAAGGAAAAGTGGTCCAAACGAATTTTGATTTGCCGATAAGCGGTAAAGTAAGCGTGCTTGAAAGTAGACAGTACATCAACACAAATCCTGAAAATGGCTCTTATAAACTCCCGCATGCTGCTGGTAAATTTACAGTTCAAGCCGAAGCATATGGATATCAATCTAAACAGCAATCAGTAACGTTTGAAAAAGATAAAGCTATACACGCAGATTTCACATTGAATGAAATCCCAAAAGGAACTATAAGTGGTGTGATTACCGATAAAATCTCGGGGGAAGTTGTTGAAGGTGTGACATTACTCCTTATGGAAGATGCCAATATTACACCTGTGGCTACGGATAGGGACGGTAAATATGAACTTACTGCTATTGAAGGAACTTATACGTTGAGAGCCATGAGAAGCGGCTATCACAGTCAAGATGTTGATATTACAATAAAAGGAAATGAACATGCGGTTGATATTGTTCTTGATCCTTTTTACACGTATCCTGGCGGCGAAATTGGCTACGATAATGGAAAAGTTGATAGTGGCAGTATGTATTTTGGCGGTGGAGCTGGCTGGGCAGTAAAAATGTCATTGCCAGAGAATAAGAAATCAGCGATTGTCACAGATGGTGTGTTTCACTTAAAGGATAAAAAATACTCAGAAACACATGGGACGGAATTTAATGTGGAAGTATGGGATGCCTCTGGGCGCGATGGGTTACCGGGTAAGAAACTTGCTGGCCCGATAGCCGCTGAAGCTGTATTGGATGACTGGACAGTAGTTGATTTAACCGATTACAATATCAAGGTTGATGGAGACTTTTATATGGTGTATGTCCAAACACTGAATTATCCGGAGGCACTTGGTTTAGCAACCGACAACGGTAATCCATATATGGAGAGAAGCTATCAATATCTTGATGGCGAATTTTATCCAGCATTTGTTGAAGACGGTAATTATATGATCCGTGCACGTGTTAGTTATGAAGTAGACAAGCCATCAATTACTTCGCCAAAACAGGATGAAGTATTCAAAGACGAAAACATCACGGTAGAAGGAACTGCCTCACCTTCAACAACGATTAAGCTGATGAATAATAATGAAGAAGTAGGTACTGCAAAAGTTGGCGATGAAGGCAAATTTTCAATCCCAATGAAAATTAAAGATGGTAAAAATAGTTTAACAGCAGTCTCCATGTTGAATGGGAAAATGACGGGAAAATCGAATCCTGTTATTGTTTCACTACTATCCAAGGATGTTGGTCCTGGCCCTGGACCTGGTCCGGTTGATCCTAAACCAGAAATACCACCAGCATTCACAGATATTACAAATACTTTCGCAAAAGATGAAATTAATAAGCTCGCAGCGAAGGGAATTATCCAAGGGAAAACGGGAACTACCTTTGCACCAAACGCACAAATTACGCGTGCAGAATTCACCGTATTACTTGCTCGCGCGCTAAACCTTCCGTTGAAGACGTACGAGGGCAAGTTTGAGGATGTGAACACAAGTAAAAAGTGGGCATTTGCAGGGATTGAAGCAGCCGCCAATGCAGGCATTGTGAACGGAATGAAGGATGGTAAATTTAATCCAGACGCTCCGATTAAACGTGAAGAAATCGCGGCAATGGTTGTAAGAGCAGTTGAGATTAAAGATAAAATAAAACTAGACAACCTAGAAAAACCAGCTAATTTTAAAGACCATCAATTAATTGGTGCATATGCAATTGATTCTGTCTATAAAGCAACTGCACTAGGTGTTATTAAAGGTAACGAAGGTCAGTTCAATCCTAAAAACAACGCAACACGTGCTGAAGCAGCAGTTATGCTCTATCGTACATTGGACACACTTAAACTACTAGACTGA
- a CDS encoding ABC transporter permease, whose amino-acid sequence MKSKTGVLLGRLMRNIMRSPDTIITVAITPIMMLLLFVYVFGGAIETGTDNYVNYLLPGILLMAIASGVAYTSVRLFTDVKSGLMSRFITMPIKRSSVLWAHVLTSLVSNALTIVVVILVALLMGFRSSADILDWLAVAGILGLFTLALTWLAVIPGLTAGSMEGATAYSYPLIFLPFISSAFVPTETMPKIVRAFAENQPVTSIVNAIRALLYEGSVGNDIWIALAWCVGIMVIAYFFAIKVFKRQLG is encoded by the coding sequence ATGAAAAGCAAAACAGGGGTATTACTAGGACGTTTAATGCGCAACATCATGCGCAGCCCGGATACGATTATCACGGTGGCGATTACGCCGATTATGATGCTGCTGCTGTTTGTCTACGTATTTGGCGGCGCGATAGAGACAGGCACGGACAACTACGTCAATTATTTATTGCCGGGAATCTTGCTGATGGCTATCGCATCCGGCGTCGCTTACACTTCTGTACGGCTGTTTACGGATGTAAAGAGCGGGCTGATGTCGCGTTTCATTACCATGCCCATCAAGCGCTCGTCGGTATTGTGGGCTCACGTGTTGACCTCGCTTGTTTCCAATGCGCTAACTATCGTGGTGGTTATCCTCGTCGCGCTCTTGATGGGCTTCCGTTCCAGCGCGGATATCCTGGATTGGCTCGCGGTAGCTGGGATACTCGGGCTGTTTACACTGGCGCTGACATGGCTGGCGGTCATTCCCGGATTGACAGCGGGGTCTATGGAAGGGGCGACAGCCTACTCGTACCCGCTGATTTTCCTACCGTTTATCAGTTCGGCCTTTGTCCCCACCGAAACCATGCCTAAAATTGTCCGTGCGTTCGCTGAGAACCAGCCCGTGACTTCAATCGTGAATGCGATTCGTGCCCTTTTGTATGAAGGGTCTGTTGGCAACGATATCTGGATTGCGCTTGCCTGGTGCGTCGGCATCATGGTCATCGCTTACTTCTTCGCCATTAAAGTATTTAAACGCCAGTTAGGGTAA
- a CDS encoding ATP-binding cassette domain-containing protein translates to MSNAAISVKGLKKSFKDKEVLKGVDFEVQRGEIFALLGSNGAGKTTIVNILSTLMKADGGEVGICGFDIQRQPDHVRQSISLTGQFAALDGMLTGRENLMMIAKLRGVSNPAQVADNLLARFSLTDAANRRADKYSGGMKRRLDIAMSLIGTPAVIFLDEPTTGLDPEARIEVWDTVKELAGGGTTILLTTQYLEEAEQLADRIAILHGGKIITTGTLTELKEMFPPAKVEYIEKQPTLEEIFLAIIGKKEEM, encoded by the coding sequence ATGAGCAATGCAGCGATTTCTGTAAAAGGGTTAAAAAAATCCTTTAAAGACAAGGAAGTCTTAAAGGGAGTAGATTTTGAGGTACAGCGTGGCGAAATTTTCGCACTGCTGGGCTCAAATGGAGCGGGCAAGACGACGATAGTCAACATCCTCTCGACGCTGATGAAGGCCGATGGCGGCGAAGTAGGTATTTGCGGCTTTGACATCCAGCGTCAACCGGATCATGTTCGCCAGAGTATCAGCCTGACAGGGCAGTTCGCAGCTTTAGACGGGATGCTCACCGGGCGGGAAAACCTGATGATGATCGCCAAGTTGCGGGGAGTTTCCAATCCCGCTCAAGTCGCCGACAATTTGCTTGCAAGATTCAGCCTGACCGATGCGGCCAACCGCCGGGCAGACAAATATTCAGGCGGGATGAAGCGCCGGCTTGACATCGCCATGAGCCTGATCGGGACGCCAGCAGTCATTTTTCTCGACGAACCTACGACAGGGCTTGACCCCGAAGCGCGGATTGAAGTCTGGGATACCGTCAAGGAGCTTGCCGGCGGCGGCACGACCATCTTGCTGACGACCCAGTACCTGGAGGAAGCCGAACAACTGGCGGACCGTATCGCCATCCTGCATGGCGGAAAAATCATCACGACCGGTACCCTTACCGAACTCAAGGAGATGTTCCCGCCAGCGAAAGTGGAGTACATCGAGAAGCAGCCGACATTAGAGGAAATTTTCCTCGCGATCATCGGCAAAAAGGAGGAGATGTAA
- a CDS encoding DUF1048 domain-containing protein — translation MMEMFKKMIGDKKEYKMMMARVEALPEDYQFIFKKIQNYMWNFSAGNGMDMLHMQYELIELFEAGAAEGRQVLEITGDDVASFADELVANAKTYVAKYREDLNQSIMKRLGKNKFNR, via the coding sequence ATGATGGAAATGTTCAAAAAAATGATTGGTGATAAAAAAGAATACAAGATGATGATGGCACGGGTTGAAGCCCTGCCAGAGGACTACCAGTTTATATTTAAGAAAATTCAAAACTACATGTGGAATTTCTCAGCGGGCAACGGGATGGATATGCTGCACATGCAGTACGAATTAATCGAGTTGTTCGAAGCCGGTGCGGCGGAAGGCAGACAAGTGCTGGAAATCACCGGGGACGACGTGGCGTCCTTTGCCGACGAACTAGTGGCAAACGCTAAAACCTATGTCGCCAAGTATCGTGAAGATTTGAATCAGAGTATCATGAAGCGATTGGGAAAAAATAAATTCAATAGATAA
- a CDS encoding DUF1048 domain-containing protein gives MMEMFKKMIGDKKEYKMMMARVEVLPEDYQFVFKKIQSYMWNFSAGSGMDMLHMQYELIELFEAGAADGRQVLEITGDDVASFADELVANAKTYVAKYREDLNQSIMKRLGKNKFNR, from the coding sequence ATGATGGAAATGTTCAAAAAAATGATTGGTGATAAAAAAGAATACAAGATGATGATGGCACGGGTTGAAGTCCTGCCAGAGGACTACCAGTTTGTATTTAAGAAAATTCAAAGCTACATGTGGAATTTCTCAGCGGGCAGCGGGATGGATATGCTGCACATGCAGTATGAATTAATCGAGTTGTTCGAAGCCGGCGCGGCGGATGGCAGACAAGTGCTGGAAATCACTGGGGACGACGTGGCGTCCTTTGCCGACGAACTAGTGGCAAACGCTAAAACCTATGTCGCCAAGTATCGTGAAGATTTGAATCAGAGTATCATGAAGCGATTGGGAAAAAATAAATTCAATAGATAA
- a CDS encoding PadR family transcriptional regulator, which yields MENLTEMLKGSLEGCVLEIISRHETYGYEITRRLNDLGFTEVVEGTVYTILVRLEKKKLVSIEKKPSDMGPPRKFYSLNESGRQELELFWKKWDFVSSKINVLKSI from the coding sequence ATGGAAAATTTAACTGAAATGCTGAAGGGTTCGCTGGAAGGCTGCGTGCTGGAAATCATCAGCCGCCATGAAACCTATGGCTACGAGATTACCCGCCGCCTGAACGATCTTGGGTTTACTGAAGTCGTGGAAGGGACGGTCTACACCATCCTTGTGCGATTAGAAAAGAAAAAACTGGTGAGCATAGAAAAGAAACCGTCAGATATGGGGCCGCCCCGAAAGTTTTACTCACTAAATGAGTCTGGTCGCCAGGAACTTGAATTGTTTTGGAAAAAATGGGATTTTGTATCATCAAAAATCAACGTCTTAAAGTCAATCTAG